In Candidatus Poribacteria bacterium, a single window of DNA contains:
- a CDS encoding Gfo/Idh/MocA family oxidoreductase: MNTYRIAIIGLGGMGGAHAEAVKLETNCELVAGAEINPERAKAWSERFGVEAIYDDYEKMLDAQQPDIVIVPTQAPMHHPPTIAAAQRGIHVFCEKPTALNLIEADEMVETCDRHNVKFAINHIKRASPYNRHVLSLIEKGEIGDVVVMKATDKGGRKVGNSLMEMGTHLYDWLRLFAGDVEWTHAHLVQMDGRESTVDDIKHTQEVHAFDRDAGLVLGERGHAAFRFKNGIHADVQFLAQPETNDNAYGIDIIGTEGRIAIRESVGTTMFIHKGQHKTPAEAWEPVHLSAEDLDEEGNPRDKASIRLLLQRLMLRDLIEAIEEDRDPFASGRDGRDCLEMIHATWESHRQGARVPMPLTPREHPLERWRKEEGI; encoded by the coding sequence ATGAACACTTATCGTATAGCAATTATCGGCTTGGGCGGCATGGGTGGAGCGCATGCAGAAGCAGTAAAGTTAGAAACGAACTGCGAACTCGTCGCCGGTGCAGAAATCAATCCAGAGCGAGCAAAGGCGTGGAGCGAACGGTTCGGGGTCGAAGCCATCTATGACGACTACGAAAAGATGCTCGACGCACAGCAGCCCGACATCGTTATCGTTCCAACGCAAGCACCCATGCACCATCCCCCGACAATCGCAGCGGCACAGCGTGGCATCCACGTCTTCTGTGAAAAGCCGACTGCTTTAAACCTTATTGAAGCCGACGAGATGGTCGAAACCTGCGACCGACACAACGTCAAGTTTGCCATTAACCACATCAAACGCGCCAGTCCATATAACCGTCACGTTCTTTCATTAATTGAAAAAGGCGAGATCGGCGATGTCGTTGTAATGAAGGCAACAGATAAAGGCGGACGCAAGGTAGGTAATTCGCTCATGGAGATGGGCACGCATCTCTACGACTGGTTGCGTCTTTTCGCGGGCGATGTCGAGTGGACACACGCACACCTCGTGCAGATGGACGGTCGCGAATCAACCGTTGACGACATCAAACACACACAAGAGGTTCACGCATTTGACCGCGACGCGGGACTCGTCCTTGGGGAGCGTGGACACGCTGCTTTCCGTTTCAAGAACGGCATTCATGCGGATGTGCAGTTCCTCGCGCAGCCCGAAACCAACGATAACGCCTACGGTATCGACATTATCGGGACTGAAGGCAGAATTGCCATCCGAGAGAGTGTCGGCACGACGATGTTTATCCACAAGGGACAACACAAAACACCCGCAGAAGCGTGGGAGCCGGTGCATCTATCCGCTGAAGACCTTGACGAAGAAGGTAACCCACGAGATAAAGCCTCAATACGGTTGCTATTGCAACGTCTCATGCTACGCGATCTCATCGAAGCCATTGAAGAGGACCGGGACCCCTTCGCGAGTGGTAGGGATGGTCGTGATTGTCTTGAAATGATACATGCGACATGGGAATCACATCGGCAAGGAGCTCGGGTCCCTATGCCACTCACGCCACGTGAACACCCGCTTGAACGCTGGAGAAAAGAAGAAGGCATCTAA
- a CDS encoding O-methyltransferase: MQRLDILHPSIDDYLLGIIPERDEVLTEMEAHARANRFPIVGPLVGRVLHQLVLLTNPTRIFEMGSGFGYSAYWMAKALQKPEASIICTDGSQENADRAAGYLARSGIADRIDYRVGNALEIIDDTEGEFDIIYNDIDKDGYPEAFRKAIPRLRSGGLFITDNMIWGGRVVTQEPGSAPEGLNEQEQWFHEATIGVREVTRLLYSSPEVFTTIIPLRDGVSVALKR, from the coding sequence ATGCAACGTTTGGATATTCTTCACCCGTCAATCGACGACTACTTACTCGGCATCATTCCTGAACGCGACGAAGTCCTCACAGAGATGGAGGCACACGCACGCGCAAATCGTTTCCCTATCGTTGGACCGCTCGTCGGACGCGTTTTGCATCAGCTGGTATTGCTTACCAATCCAACGCGGATTTTCGAGATGGGTTCAGGTTTCGGCTATTCGGCGTATTGGATGGCAAAGGCACTGCAAAAACCGGAAGCCTCTATCATCTGTACCGATGGATCGCAGGAGAACGCCGATCGCGCAGCGGGATATCTTGCGCGCAGTGGTATCGCAGACCGCATCGACTATCGCGTCGGCAACGCCCTTGAAATCATCGACGATACCGAAGGCGAGTTTGACATCATCTACAACGACATCGACAAAGACGGGTATCCCGAAGCGTTTCGGAAAGCGATTCCGCGACTCAGGAGTGGTGGGTTGTTTATTACGGATAACATGATTTGGGGTGGACGCGTCGTCACGCAGGAACCCGGTAGTGCTCCAGAAGGACTTAACGAACAGGAGCAGTGGTTCCATGAGGCTACGATCGGTGTTAGAGAGGTAACGCGGCTGCTCTACAGTTCGCCTGAGGTATTCACGACGATTATCCCGCTCCGTGATGGCGTTTCGGTTGCTTTAAAACGTTAA